One Phocaeicola dorei genomic region harbors:
- a CDS encoding DUF4476 domain-containing protein: protein MRRLKQTLLALTICTLVISCGLTTSSTIMKVQRGMSQEEVSHLLGKPDFRRFDNGSEQWEYTKTNMSTAANTVIIIDFVDGMVTNMDSFEPNITPPPVAVCPPNEIITVVPPSHPDHFGPHRPKHKAMNPHDFENLYKKVKNKAFKDDQMELLSVGVVNNYFTCKQTARLMSIFTWDDEKMKVLRMVSNRIVDRENGKEIIKTLDSLFKQDDARKILGITDRW, encoded by the coding sequence ATGAGAAGATTGAAACAAACATTATTAGCGTTAACCATTTGTACTTTAGTCATCAGTTGCGGTTTGACTACTAGTAGCACTATTATGAAAGTACAGAGAGGGATGTCCCAAGAAGAAGTCAGCCATTTACTTGGAAAACCCGATTTCCGTAGATTCGACAACGGCTCGGAACAATGGGAATACACCAAGACCAATATGTCCACAGCTGCAAACACGGTAATTATTATCGATTTTGTAGACGGAATGGTAACAAACATGGATTCTTTTGAGCCCAACATTACTCCGCCTCCAGTTGCAGTGTGTCCGCCAAATGAAATAATTACGGTAGTTCCACCCAGCCACCCTGATCATTTTGGCCCGCACAGACCAAAACACAAAGCTATGAATCCACATGATTTTGAAAACCTCTATAAAAAAGTAAAAAACAAAGCATTTAAGGACGACCAAATGGAATTATTATCTGTAGGAGTTGTAAACAACTACTTCACCTGTAAACAAACTGCCCGACTCATGTCCATATTTACATGGGACGATGAAAAAATGAAAGTATTAAGAATGGTTTCCAACCGCATTGTAGACCGTGAAAATGGAAAAGAAATCATCAAGACACTGGATTCTTTATTTAAACAAGATGATGCACGTAAAATATTGGGAATCACTGACCGATGGTAA
- a CDS encoding RNA polymerase sigma factor has product MINEDKIREVWASDPERGFKLLIDFFQQPIYWHIRRLVVSHEDAEDILQEVFIRVFRHLPQFREESSLGTWIYRIATNECLRFLNMRKEQAVSAEEVQEELMNKLMASDYVDYENEMAVKFQQAILMLPEKQRVVFNLRYYDELEYEEISRITDTKVDTLKVNYHYAKEKIKEYMINN; this is encoded by the coding sequence ATGATAAACGAAGATAAAATTAGGGAAGTATGGGCTTCCGACCCGGAACGGGGATTTAAATTGTTGATAGATTTTTTTCAACAGCCCATATATTGGCATATCCGGAGATTGGTTGTATCACATGAGGATGCAGAGGATATTTTGCAGGAAGTCTTTATTCGCGTCTTTCGCCATCTTCCTCAGTTTAGGGAGGAAAGTTCATTGGGAACATGGATTTATCGGATAGCGACCAATGAGTGTCTCCGTTTTCTGAATATGCGTAAAGAACAAGCTGTTTCGGCGGAAGAAGTTCAGGAAGAGTTAATGAATAAGTTGATGGCGTCAGATTATGTGGATTATGAGAACGAAATGGCGGTGAAATTTCAGCAGGCTATTTTGATGCTTCCTGAAAAACAGCGGGTAGTTTTCAATCTTCGTTATTATGATGAACTGGAATATGAAGAAATTAGCAGGATTACGGACACGAAGGTGGATACGTTGAAAGTGAATTATCATTATGCAAAAGAGAAGATAAAAGAGTACATGATAAATAATTAA